A single genomic interval of Astyanax mexicanus isolate ESR-SI-001 chromosome 4, AstMex3_surface, whole genome shotgun sequence harbors:
- the LOC111196651 gene encoding zinc finger protein 79-like isoform X2, protein MEKHQHSVKSFTKQSTLQKHQRIHTGEKLYHCSDCGKRFTTQSHLKIHQRIHTGEKPYYCSDCGKSFTEQSTLKSHQRIHTGEKPYHCSDCGRSFTQQSSLKSHKRIHTGEKLYHCSDCGKSFNHQSNLKNHQRIHTGEKPYHCSDCGGSFNRQSHLQQHQRIHTGEKPYYCSDCGKSFNQQSHLKSHQRIHTGEKPYHCSDCGRSFNQQSNLKIHQRIHTGVKPYHCSDCGKIFTTQSTLKQHQRIHTGEKPYHCSDCGKSFTEQSALKNHQRIHTGEKPYHCSDWELFYSTE, encoded by the coding sequence atggagaaacatcagcactctgtcaagagttttactaaacagagtactctccaaaaacaccagcgcattcacacaggagagaaactgtatcactgctcagactgtggaaagagatttactacacagagtcatctcaaaattcaccagcgcattcacacaggagagaaaccgtattactgctcagactgtgggaagagttttactgaacagagtactctcaaaagtcaccagcgcattcacacaggagagaaaccgtatcactgctcagactgtgggaggagtttcactcaacagagtagtctcaaaagtcacaagcgcattcacacaggagagaaactgtatcactgctcagactgtgggaagagttttaatcatcagagtaatctcaaaaatcaccagcgcattcacacaggagagaaaccgtatcactgctcagactgtggggggagttttaatcgacagagtcatctccaacaacaccagcgcattcacacaggagagaaaccgtattactgctcagactgtgggaagagttttaatcaacagagtcatctcaaaagtcaccagcgcattcacacaggagagaaaccgtatcactgctcagactgtgggaggagttttaatcaacagagtaatcttaaaatacaccagcgcattcacacaggagtaaaaccatatcactgctcagactgtgggaagatttttactacccagagtactctcaaacaacatcagcgcattcacacaggagagaaaccatatcactgctcggactgcgggaagagttttactgaacagagtgctctcaaaaatcaccagcgcattcacacaggagagaaaccgtatcactgctcagactgggaactgttttactcaacagagtaa
- the LOC125801542 gene encoding N-lysine methyltransferase KMT5A-A-like, which translates to MDVVKSWLPVKDHIKSPDIIRHIQEQSWKGLCLKDFGPPKNKGVIATMPFSKGEVVCDYHGEYVTQEEGNRRMQQLFDEACYVFFFAGRGEKFCIDAQHSPCQCHPHQDTFGRWMNHSRRSPNVKPHVFKLPLTEGTRWHPIFLALTDIQVNQELLWDYGVLSDEGLGGETVGLDWLNT; encoded by the exons ATGGATGTGGTCAAGTCTTGGCTCCCCGTAAAGGACCACATCAAGAGTCCAGACATTATCCGCCATATTCAGGAACAGTCTTGGAAAGGACTTTGCCTGAAAGACTTTGGGCCACCAAAGAACAAAG GGGTGATTGCGACAATGCCCTTTTCCAAGGGAGAGGTGGTCTGCGACTACCATGGAGAGTACGTCACCCAAGAAGAAGGGAATCGGAGAATGCAACAGCTTTTCGACGAAGCCTGTTACGTCTTCTTCTTTGCGGGACGTGGGGAAAAGTTCTGCATAGACGCCCAACATTCTCCATGCCAGTGTCACCCACACCAGGACACGTTTGGTCGTTGGATGAACCATTCAAGGAGAAGTCCAAATGTGAAGCCACACGTGTTCAAACTCCCACTCACAGAGGGAACAAGATGGCATCCCATTTTCCTCGCGCTAACGGACATTCAGGTCAACCAGGAACTACTTTGGGACTACGGTGTTCTCAGTGACGAGGGACTTGGAGGCGAAACTGTTGGACTGGACTGGCTGAATACTTGA